One window of the Cydia splendana chromosome 18, ilCydSple1.2, whole genome shotgun sequence genome contains the following:
- the LOC134799116 gene encoding zinc carboxypeptidase-like encodes MKFLKLAISLLSVVLVKCEKFRFDNYTLYKIFPESEIQVKSLENLQNDIRFDFWTDPVPSAEFVLVMSSPADTNELVTFLETNNMKSEITMSNVQEHIDKQTVKRYTRSNVRSMSWDAYYTLDDIYAWLDDLVTAYPDIVTEINGGGSYEGREIKGIKISHGSGKRIIFVEGGIHSREWISPSSVCYIISELLTREDPETMAAARDYDWYIFPVTNPDGYIWTHESFRMWRKNRRPFGSEFGVDLNRNWNNNWLVAGASANPATDTYAGPGPFSEPETRSLSNYISSIGDQIDLYLSFHSFSQMLLVPYGNTTDHIDNYYDLVNIGRRAMGALSVRYQTQYVTGNIAETIYHATGGSVDWVRGHLRVPLVYCYELRDRGASGFLLPTDQILPNNEETMDSVLEIIHQAKRFGYMNSSAGLTGSIVMIFGPMLAYFL; translated from the exons atgaaattTCTTAAATTAGCAATTTCTTTGCTTAGTGTAGTTTTAGTAAAATGTGAAAAATTCCGCTTCGATAACTACACGTTATATAAAATTTTCCCGGAAAGTGAAATACAAGTGAAATCACTTGAAAACCTTCAAAATGATATAAGATTTGATTTTTGGACGGATCCAGTGCCGTCAGCGGAGTTTGTTTTAGTCATGTCGAGCCCTGCGGATACTAATGAACTTGTTACTTTCTTGGAGACAAACAACATGAAATCTGAGATCACTATGAGCAATGTTCAAGA ACACATCGACAAACAAACCGTCAAACGATACACACGTAGCAACGTTCGCTCTATGTCCTGGGACGCCTACTACACGCTAGACGACATCTACGCTTGGCTTGATGACTTAGTCACTGCATATCCGGACATTGTGACTGAAATTAATGGAGGTGGCTCCTACGAAGGCCGAGAAATCAAGGGCATTAAGATATCTCATGGCAGCGGTAAAAGAATTATCTTCGTCGAAGGTGGTATCCATTCCAGGGAGTGGATTTCACCTTCATCAGTTTGCTATATCATCTCTGAATTGCTGACTAGAGAAGATCCCGAAACAATGGCCGCTGCTCGTGATTATGATTGGTACATATTTCCTGTTACGAATCCTGATGGTTACATTTGGACTCATGAAAGC tTTAGGATGTGGCGTAAAAATCGACGTCCCTTCGGTTCTGAATTTGGTGTTGATCTGAACAGAAACTGGAACAACAACTGGCTTG TCGCTGGTGCCAGTGCAAACCCTGCTACAGACACCTACGCGGGCCCGGGCCCCTTCTCTGAACCAGAAACGAGATCGTTATCTAATTACATCAGTTCCATCGGCGACCAGATCGACTTGTATCTGTCATTCCATTCCTTCAGCCAGATGTTGTTGGTGCCTTACGGGAACACAACTGATCATATAGATAATTACTATGACCTG GTAAACATTGGCCGTCGCGCCATGGGAGCGCTGTCAGTTAGATACCAAACGCAATATGTTACGGGGAATATTGCAGAAACTATAT ACCATGCAACCGGCGGTAGCGTAGACTGGGTCAGAGGTCACCTCCGCGTCCCCCTAGTCTACTGCTACGAACTCCGAGACCGTGGCGCGTCCGGATTCCTCCTGCCCACAGACCAGATCCTGCCCAACAATGAGGAGACCATGGACTCGGTGCTGGAGATCATCCATCAGGCTAAGAGGTTCGGGTACATGAACAGTTCAGCGGGCTTGACGGGATCTATTGTAATGATATTTGGACCGATGCTGGCATACTTTTTGTGA